A genomic stretch from Acidobacteriota bacterium includes:
- a CDS encoding DNA polymerase III subunit delta', which translates to MGFDSFLGNARAVQSVRDMLGRDRVPGSLLFAGPEGVGKKTLALMLAKALNCERRGPGHNDFCGECSHCRKADEFIAIGTEDLARRRDIKDAQKRTEGLVYLDLQLIEPITRYILIEQIRQLRATAYTRPFTFRQRVMIVDQAHAIHWQAADLLLKVLEEPPETTIIILICPNAYELRPTIRSRCQVLQFVRVETAVIERVLKEERRTGKNDLALAVRVANGSIAAARSLDLNAYVEKRKSWLTLLDSVARPSSRSLAPAQWKTLFDATKQLADDRDHVEESLKIGSILLRDVMHALVGEESSTLTNIDLLPRLKAWAQALGLEGIRKLEEGLERAHSLQNRNVNQQLTYDSLSVEVLSSLHRG; encoded by the coding sequence ATGGGATTTGACTCTTTCCTGGGGAATGCGCGGGCGGTCCAATCGGTCCGTGACATGCTGGGACGCGACCGCGTGCCGGGTTCGCTATTGTTTGCGGGACCGGAAGGGGTCGGAAAAAAGACGCTTGCCCTGATGCTGGCCAAGGCCCTGAACTGCGAACGGCGCGGCCCGGGGCACAACGACTTCTGCGGCGAGTGCAGCCATTGCCGCAAAGCCGATGAGTTTATTGCCATTGGCACAGAAGACCTGGCGCGGCGGCGCGACATCAAGGACGCACAGAAGCGCACGGAAGGACTGGTCTACCTTGACTTGCAACTGATTGAGCCGATCACGCGCTATATTCTGATCGAACAGATCCGACAACTCCGCGCCACCGCCTATACACGTCCATTCACCTTTCGTCAACGGGTCATGATTGTAGACCAGGCACACGCCATCCACTGGCAGGCTGCCGACCTGCTGCTGAAGGTGCTCGAAGAACCGCCGGAAACCACCATCATTATTCTGATCTGTCCCAACGCCTACGAGCTGCGCCCAACGATCCGGTCGCGCTGCCAGGTGCTGCAATTCGTGCGGGTGGAAACAGCCGTGATCGAACGCGTGCTGAAGGAAGAGCGCCGGACCGGAAAGAACGATCTTGCTCTGGCAGTACGGGTGGCGAACGGAAGCATTGCAGCGGCCAGAAGCCTTGACCTCAATGCCTACGTGGAAAAGCGGAAATCGTGGCTGACACTGCTGGATTCGGTAGCCCGCCCGTCCAGCCGCTCTCTGGCGCCAGCACAGTGGAAAACTCTGTTCGATGCCACAAAACAACTGGCCGATGACCGGGACCATGTCGAGGAATCGCTCAAGATCGGGTCTATCCTCCTGCGCGACGTGATGCACGCACTTGTGGGCGAGGAGAGCAGCACGCTGACGAACATCGATCTGCTGCCGCGCCTTAAAGCGTGGGCGCAAGCCCTCGGCCTGGAGGGCATCCGGAAGCTCGAAGAGGGCCTGGAACGCGCCCACAGCCTGCAAAACCGCAACGTGAACCAGCAGCTCACCTACGACTCTCTGTCTGTAGAAGTGCTCAGTTCCCTGCACCGTGGTTGA
- a CDS encoding DUF2490 domain-containing protein — translation MLKVQYSEGRRRRLSPGVVLGASLAFFPQLLFGQASRQYPRRDFQGWTALSVAHPLSESTELLVGGELRYGDDQGHTIYRKISSGFAFHWHRFVTLEPYYQYSVSDSLTGAITPENRIAFAATAGTPWKRWELSDRNTGERRFLENARDWRYRNRVELRRPVTVFRSQMSVFAWDEVFYSSTFGKWYRNRFAVGAGRRLSRRVSIDVFYVRQNDGVSRPGDLNALGMTFRTRF, via the coding sequence GTGTTGAAAGTTCAATACTCAGAAGGGCGCCGCCGCCGGCTTTCCCCCGGAGTCGTATTGGGCGCCAGTCTGGCATTTTTTCCCCAACTGCTTTTCGGCCAGGCTTCTCGGCAGTATCCTCGTCGGGACTTCCAGGGCTGGACCGCCCTGAGCGTTGCCCATCCGCTTAGCGAAAGTACCGAGCTGCTGGTAGGTGGTGAACTCCGTTACGGCGATGACCAGGGGCACACGATCTACCGCAAAATCAGCTCTGGCTTCGCTTTCCACTGGCACAGGTTCGTTACGCTGGAACCTTACTATCAGTATTCGGTAAGCGATTCATTGACCGGAGCTATAACGCCTGAAAACCGGATTGCCTTTGCCGCCACCGCCGGCACTCCCTGGAAGAGGTGGGAACTCAGTGACAGGAACACGGGCGAACGGCGTTTTTTGGAGAATGCACGTGATTGGCGGTATCGAAACCGGGTGGAGCTGCGACGGCCAGTTACAGTGTTTCGCAGCCAGATGAGCGTTTTCGCCTGGGATGAAGTCTTTTACAGTTCGACCTTCGGCAAGTGGTACCGAAACCGTTTTGCCGTGGGCGCAGGCCGAAGGCTCAGCAGGCGAGTTTCCATCGACGTTTTCTACGTGCGTCAGAACGACGGGGTCTCCCGCCCAGGGGATTTGAACGCACTCGGCATGACCTTCAGGACGCGATTTTAG
- a CDS encoding DUF167 domain-containing protein has translation MADFIIDGNTVKFWLKIKPRSRRRRLLRNSSGELCLELTAPPVEGQANEAAVDFLAESLRLPRRSVEIVTGANSRRKLFRITTGSSRETIARLEALARPGGS, from the coding sequence ATGGCTGATTTCATCATCGATGGCAACACGGTTAAGTTCTGGCTTAAAATCAAGCCACGCTCCCGCCGCCGGCGCCTGCTGCGGAATTCTTCCGGGGAACTTTGCCTGGAACTTACCGCACCGCCTGTGGAAGGCCAGGCAAACGAAGCCGCAGTCGACTTCCTTGCGGAATCGCTTCGCCTGCCGCGCCGCTCAGTTGAAATCGTAACGGGGGCGAATTCACGCCGAAAGCTCTTCCGCATCACTACAGGCTCTTCCAGGGAAACTATTGCGCGCCTCGAAGCCCTGGCGCGGCCGGGAGGAAGTTAG
- a CDS encoding YggS family pyridoxal phosphate-dependent enzyme — translation MSVAENIESLQDRIQRACQRSGRAVKDVRLIAVSKTKPAEAIRQAYGAGLREFGENRVQEAAAKRHELEDLDIIWHLIGHLQSNKTKQACRLFGWVHSVDSVHLAEKIDREATALGRKMSILIEVHLGQEASKFGVEEDDLLRMAEKMATMPSLELRGLMTLPPLFDDPQDVRPFFRRLRELAERVDARKLPGVGMRELSMGMSHDFEIAIEEGATIVRVGTAIFGERQR, via the coding sequence TTGAGCGTTGCTGAAAATATCGAGAGCCTTCAGGACCGCATCCAGCGCGCGTGCCAGCGGTCAGGCCGGGCCGTTAAAGACGTTCGGTTGATCGCAGTCTCCAAAACCAAGCCGGCGGAGGCCATCCGCCAGGCGTACGGCGCGGGTTTACGCGAGTTCGGTGAAAACCGAGTGCAGGAGGCCGCGGCCAAGCGCCATGAACTCGAAGACCTTGACATCATTTGGCATCTGATCGGCCACCTGCAGTCCAACAAAACAAAACAGGCCTGTCGGCTTTTTGGCTGGGTCCACTCCGTCGATTCAGTGCACCTTGCGGAAAAAATCGACCGGGAAGCCACAGCCCTCGGGCGAAAAATGTCCATCCTGATTGAGGTCCATCTGGGTCAGGAAGCCAGCAAGTTCGGCGTGGAGGAAGATGATCTGTTGCGGATGGCGGAGAAGATGGCGACGATGCCGTCGCTTGAGTTGCGGGGCCTGATGACCCTGCCGCCACTTTTCGATGACCCACAGGACGTGCGGCCCTTTTTCCGCCGTCTGCGCGAGCTGGCCGAGCGCGTTGACGCCCGGAAACTACCGGGAGTCGGCATGCGGGAGCTTTCCATGGGCATGAGCCACGACTTTGAGATTGCTATCGAAGAAGGCGCCACTATCGTCCGGGTGGGCACGGCGATCTTCGGCGAGCGCCAGCGGTAG
- the bshA gene encoding N-acetyl-alpha-D-glucosaminyl L-malate synthase BshA encodes MKIGITCYPTYGGSGVVATELGLELAARGHDIHFISYALPVRVPELSEHIHFHEVEVMNYPLFNHPPYTLALASQMYNVAVNESLDIFHVHYAIPHSVSAYLARSMMGERGIPMVTTLHGTDITLVGSDRSYLPITRFAIEQSDSVTAISEYLRQTTLREFGVAGPIDVIHNFVNCDVFQPQDKKGHHHDFAKHGEKILAHLSNFRPVKRVMDVVEIFARVRKKIPAKLLMIGDGPDRTSAEWLARDKNLADDVLFLGKQNQVQDLLCCVDVVLLPSDQESFGLVALEAMACAVPCVCSKVGGLPEVVQDGVEGFLVPARDVDTMAARALDILTDPSLQRKMGEAGRRRALSQFCASKIIPQYEKLYQRTLKNS; translated from the coding sequence ATGAAAATCGGAATCACGTGTTACCCAACCTATGGCGGAAGCGGCGTTGTGGCCACAGAACTCGGTCTGGAACTGGCCGCGCGCGGGCACGATATCCACTTTATCAGCTACGCACTTCCGGTGCGGGTTCCGGAACTCTCTGAACATATCCACTTCCACGAAGTGGAAGTGATGAACTATCCGCTTTTCAATCATCCGCCTTACACGCTGGCGCTGGCCTCGCAGATGTACAATGTGGCCGTCAACGAGTCGCTTGATATTTTCCACGTCCATTATGCCATTCCTCATTCCGTAAGCGCTTACCTGGCCCGCTCCATGATGGGAGAGCGCGGAATTCCCATGGTCACGACGCTGCATGGCACCGACATTACGCTGGTGGGTTCGGACCGTTCCTATCTGCCGATCACTAGGTTCGCCATCGAGCAGAGTGACTCGGTCACCGCCATCTCGGAATACCTCCGGCAGACGACGCTGCGTGAATTCGGCGTTGCTGGCCCCATCGACGTGATCCACAACTTCGTCAACTGCGACGTGTTTCAACCCCAGGACAAGAAGGGCCACCACCACGATTTTGCGAAGCACGGCGAAAAGATACTCGCGCACCTCTCCAATTTCCGCCCCGTAAAGCGCGTTATGGATGTGGTGGAGATTTTTGCCCGTGTCCGTAAAAAGATTCCAGCCAAGCTGCTGATGATCGGCGACGGGCCCGATCGCACCTCCGCGGAGTGGCTGGCGCGAGACAAGAACCTGGCGGATGATGTTCTCTTCCTGGGCAAACAGAACCAGGTGCAGGACCTGCTTTGCTGCGTCGACGTGGTGCTGCTGCCAAGTGACCAGGAGTCCTTCGGGCTGGTGGCGCTGGAAGCCATGGCGTGCGCGGTTCCCTGCGTCTGCTCCAAAGTGGGCGGACTTCCTGAAGTCGTGCAAGATGGCGTGGAAGGTTTTCTTGTGCCGGCAAGAGACGTGGACACCATGGCTGCCCGCGCATTGGATATTCTGACTGACCCCAGCCTTCAACGTAAAATGGGGGAGGCAGGCCGCCGGCGTGCCCTGTCCCAGTTCTGCGCCTCCAAAATCATCCCGCAATACGAAAAGCTTTACCAACGCACTCTGAAAAACAGCTAG
- a CDS encoding sodium:solute symporter family protein, giving the protein MIYAVSLVLIVLALLAVSIVRSFKLKTHKDFMVADRQLSVWVLIFTLLCSWIGAGSLFAGAEFAYKQGLASLWLPAGGWAGLIVIYFIAGRARSFAQYTIPDLLEVRYNPMARVLGTICIVVSYTAIVSYQFRGGGRILELAFGMSETAGTIILAVFVILFTALAGMSSIAYTDLVIGLVVTVGCLFALPAMLGHAGGWSRVAGALPASHRTVLGTMTWEEALGYFLPTFTLMLGNQAMYQKFFSARSERDARLSVVGWVAGTVVLETAIVLLAIVGGVMFHNRVESGRLPAWGLIPYTARYGVLPLIGAIFLAAIFAKVISTGNNYLFSPASSVVHDVLQRFFMRRSSDRGLVLMSRIVVVALGLLALAQSFQPSILRTAVYAYDVYGAGITPVVVAAFFWKRTTTAGGLSSIVAGTVVAVVWKIFSLDATVPMIFPALAASLVSLVGVSLLTAPPRPEQWQPFFRKGGEAG; this is encoded by the coding sequence ATGATTTACGCTGTCAGTCTGGTTTTGATTGTGTTGGCACTACTGGCTGTCAGCATCGTACGGTCGTTCAAGTTGAAGACCCACAAAGACTTTATGGTGGCCGACCGGCAGCTTTCGGTCTGGGTGCTGATCTTCACCCTTCTCTGCTCCTGGATCGGTGCAGGAAGCCTTTTTGCAGGGGCTGAATTCGCCTACAAGCAGGGTCTGGCATCGCTGTGGCTGCCGGCGGGTGGCTGGGCCGGACTAATCGTCATTTACTTTATTGCCGGCCGAGCACGGTCCTTTGCGCAGTACACCATTCCCGATCTGCTGGAAGTTCGCTACAACCCAATGGCGCGCGTGCTGGGCACTATCTGCATCGTCGTCTCTTACACGGCTATCGTGAGCTACCAATTCCGCGGCGGCGGGCGCATTTTGGAGCTTGCCTTTGGAATGAGCGAAACTGCGGGAACCATTATCCTGGCGGTGTTTGTCATCCTGTTCACGGCGCTGGCAGGGATGTCGTCGATCGCCTACACCGACCTCGTGATTGGCCTGGTGGTGACGGTCGGCTGCCTGTTTGCGTTGCCCGCCATGCTCGGCCACGCGGGCGGCTGGAGTAGGGTAGCCGGGGCGCTGCCCGCGAGCCATCGGACCGTACTCGGAACCATGACCTGGGAAGAGGCGCTCGGCTATTTCCTGCCCACCTTCACGCTGATGCTCGGTAACCAGGCAATGTATCAAAAGTTCTTTTCCGCCCGAAGCGAACGCGACGCGCGACTGTCTGTCGTGGGATGGGTGGCTGGCACCGTCGTGCTGGAGACGGCGATCGTTCTGCTGGCCATTGTAGGCGGAGTCATGTTCCACAATCGGGTCGAGTCAGGCCGGTTGCCTGCCTGGGGCCTCATTCCCTATACGGCGCGCTACGGCGTCTTGCCCCTCATCGGGGCGATCTTTCTAGCGGCGATTTTTGCCAAGGTCATTTCCACCGGCAACAATTATCTTTTTTCGCCGGCCAGCAGCGTGGTGCACGACGTGCTGCAGCGCTTTTTCATGAGGAGGTCCAGCGACCGTGGCCTGGTACTGATGTCGCGCATCGTGGTTGTGGCGCTGGGGTTGCTGGCGCTGGCCCAGAGCTTCCAGCCCTCTATATTGCGCACAGCCGTTTATGCTTACGACGTTTACGGCGCCGGAATTACCCCTGTGGTGGTGGCGGCGTTTTTCTGGAAACGGACGACCACTGCTGGCGGCCTGAGCTCGATCGTGGCAGGAACGGTAGTGGCTGTGGTCTGGAAAATCTTCTCGCTGGACGCAACCGTACCCATGATTTTCCCCGCGCTCGCCGCTTCGCTTGTCAGTCTGGTCGGTGTCAGCCTGCTGACTGCTCCCCCACGCCCCGAGCAATGGCAGCCGTTTTTCCGCAAAGGCGGCGAGGCTGGATGA
- a CDS encoding dTMP kinase, with product MSHGIFITLEGIDGTGKSTHVRRLAAYLHKRGIATVVTREPGGTKVGEQIRRLLLNPKITHLSALAELTLIYAAREQHLEEVVRPALARGQVVISDRYNDASFAYQGYGRMLGSQKVRALDRIICGRTQPELTLLLDLDPQLALDRARKRNMRKRVRDTRFENHGLKFQKRVRAGYLALARQQPRRIKLIQADQPAAEIEADIRKIVDALLARRHVRVRSNGGARRM from the coding sequence ATGTCCCACGGGATTTTTATCACGCTTGAGGGAATTGACGGGACAGGAAAAAGCACGCACGTGCGCCGCCTTGCAGCTTACCTTCACAAACGCGGGATCGCTACGGTGGTGACGCGCGAGCCCGGAGGAACCAAAGTGGGTGAGCAGATCCGCCGCCTGCTGCTGAATCCCAAAATTACCCACCTGTCAGCGCTGGCTGAACTGACCCTGATCTATGCCGCCAGAGAACAGCACCTGGAGGAAGTCGTGCGGCCGGCCCTGGCGCGGGGGCAGGTGGTAATCAGCGATCGTTACAATGACGCGTCATTCGCCTACCAGGGTTACGGTCGGATGCTCGGCTCACAGAAGGTTCGGGCGCTGGACCGGATTATCTGCGGAAGGACCCAACCCGAATTGACCCTTTTGCTGGACCTCGACCCACAGTTGGCTTTAGACCGTGCGCGAAAAAGGAACATGCGCAAGCGAGTGAGGGATACACGCTTTGAAAACCATGGGCTAAAATTCCAGAAGCGGGTCCGCGCGGGCTACCTGGCGCTAGCGCGGCAGCAGCCGCGGAGAATCAAGCTGATCCAGGCGGACCAGCCCGCCGCCGAAATTGAGGCCGACATCCGTAAGATCGTGGATGCGCTGCTGGCCCGGCGCCACGTACGCGTGAGGTCGAATGGCGGAGCGCGTCGAATGTAG
- a CDS encoding carboxypeptidase regulatory-like domain-containing protein, producing MRFLASSGQRSLRSLVLLIFMAVFLAPPARAQVTAEILGTIMDPSGGAVANAQVEAEEQRTGFVRSTVTDEEGRYDLAALPAGQYQVTVRKEGFRTAVHTSIVVTAAEQAVMNFSLRLGEFRQQLTIRGQAPLVNLSASSNAGMVGTREVKDLPLNGRSYDELLTLNPGIVDYTSEKRGGVGGSNSAVGNMFAVLGRRPQENLFLLNGVEYTGAAEINMQPAATSGQLLGVDAIREFNVVTGAYGAEYGKRPGAQVSILTDSGTNQWHGTIFEFLRNSALDARNFFDRGSKPSFQRNQFGGALGGPIQRNKTFIFGNYEGYRQHLRLSNVALVPDNEARQGYLPGPSGVPIYVGVAPGAAPLLSLWPQANGPELGSGIAEAFSHPLQTIHEDFGTTRLDRQFSARDSMSAIYTIDDSDDVTPSANPLSVEVESLREQVASLEETHLISPTALNVARIGFSRAAYFFTGTSAVDLPGFIQGRPIGSVVIGGGASPNAATQISQAGTNIGSNLFINRNLFTYEDRLAVHEGRHQITGGVWFQQVQSNDRLALSQYGQASFSSLQDFLEGNVSTFVAVPSPTAMAWRSLEGALYVQDNMRLRRNLTFSLGFRDEFTNGWNEARDRAANFVFDSQGVIETSPRVAHSAFTLNRAKFLPEPRVGLAWDPFGNEKTVVRAGFGLYAHLQDALSYRLDQNAPFNTTLHMKNVPLASFPLVPGSSLPATALVEPAGVQPSLQTPMVEVYSLGIEHALASNTVIRASYVGSHSYHEIVSIDANIPVPVICPALPCPATLPAGTIYTPRGARRANPELANTWTWFSEGVSFYNGLNAEIRQRFSRGLEFRGAYTWSKSLDNGDTLNPSAATNAPGLAMNPQNLSMDYGLSTFDVRHIAVLSGSYQLPFGEGHRFLVAETGWRGNLASGWMLDAVVTARSGFPFTPQLSFNPSNNGDTRNSVRPSFNPAFTGPVVLGGPGRYFDPNAFIVPPNGTYGNVGRDTFPGPGMESFDTSVTKDMAVTEGLKIELRAEFFNVINRPNFSTPNLIVFTLPTGAPATTAGIITGTSTSARQIQFGLKLLW from the coding sequence ATGCGATTTTTGGCGTCCTCGGGACAAAGATCATTAAGGTCACTCGTGCTGCTGATTTTCATGGCTGTATTCCTCGCCCCGCCGGCGCGGGCGCAGGTTACGGCTGAAATTCTTGGGACCATTATGGACCCGTCGGGCGGAGCCGTTGCAAATGCGCAGGTCGAGGCAGAAGAACAGCGAACCGGATTCGTCCGCTCGACCGTGACCGACGAGGAAGGCCGATACGACCTGGCTGCGCTGCCAGCCGGACAGTACCAGGTAACTGTCCGGAAGGAAGGCTTTCGGACAGCCGTCCACACAAGCATTGTGGTGACCGCAGCGGAACAGGCAGTAATGAATTTTTCTCTCCGGCTGGGCGAGTTTCGCCAGCAACTCACGATCAGAGGCCAGGCGCCCCTCGTCAACCTATCCGCCAGTTCTAATGCGGGCATGGTGGGTACGCGGGAGGTCAAGGACCTGCCCCTCAACGGCCGCAGTTACGATGAACTGCTCACGCTGAATCCTGGCATCGTGGACTACACATCCGAAAAGCGCGGCGGCGTTGGAGGCTCGAATTCAGCGGTCGGAAACATGTTCGCGGTGCTCGGCCGCAGGCCGCAGGAGAACCTGTTCCTGCTGAACGGCGTTGAATACACCGGCGCAGCCGAAATCAACATGCAACCGGCCGCAACCAGCGGACAGTTGCTGGGCGTCGATGCCATCCGGGAGTTCAATGTTGTCACCGGCGCGTATGGCGCGGAATACGGAAAGAGGCCTGGCGCGCAGGTAAGCATCCTGACGGACTCGGGAACCAATCAATGGCATGGAACGATCTTCGAGTTTTTGAGGAACAGCGCTCTTGACGCCCGGAACTTTTTCGATCGGGGATCCAAGCCGTCATTTCAAAGGAATCAGTTCGGCGGGGCGCTTGGCGGCCCCATCCAGAGGAACAAAACCTTCATCTTTGGCAATTATGAAGGCTACCGCCAGCACCTGCGGCTAAGCAACGTGGCGCTTGTCCCGGACAACGAGGCGCGCCAGGGATACCTGCCTGGACCGAGCGGCGTGCCCATTTATGTTGGGGTCGCGCCAGGAGCAGCGCCTTTGCTTTCACTTTGGCCGCAAGCGAATGGCCCTGAACTGGGCAGCGGGATCGCCGAGGCATTCAGCCATCCTCTCCAGACCATCCACGAGGATTTCGGTACAACAAGACTCGACCGGCAGTTCTCGGCCAGGGATTCGATGAGCGCTATCTACACTATCGATGACAGCGACGATGTCACCCCCAGCGCCAACCCGCTCAGCGTGGAGGTTGAGAGCTTGCGGGAGCAGGTGGCAAGCCTGGAAGAAACGCACCTGATTTCACCCACGGCACTGAACGTTGCGCGCATCGGCTTTTCGCGCGCTGCTTACTTCTTTACGGGAACTTCGGCCGTCGATCTGCCCGGTTTCATACAGGGCAGGCCCATCGGCTCGGTCGTAATCGGGGGCGGCGCGTCGCCCAACGCGGCAACGCAGATCAGCCAGGCGGGAACCAATATTGGAAGCAATCTGTTCATCAACCGAAACCTGTTCACCTATGAGGACCGGCTGGCTGTTCACGAAGGCCGCCACCAGATTACAGGTGGCGTGTGGTTCCAGCAGGTCCAGTCGAACGACAGGCTGGCGCTATCCCAGTACGGCCAGGCGTCGTTTTCGAGCTTGCAGGATTTTCTCGAAGGAAACGTTTCGACTTTCGTCGCCGTTCCCTCCCCGACAGCAATGGCCTGGAGGTCGCTGGAAGGCGCCTTGTACGTGCAGGACAACATGCGGCTCCGGCGCAATTTGACTTTCTCACTCGGATTTAGGGACGAATTCACCAACGGCTGGAACGAAGCGAGAGACAGGGCCGCAAACTTCGTTTTCGATTCTCAGGGAGTCATTGAAACCAGCCCGCGCGTCGCACACTCCGCCTTCACCCTCAACCGCGCCAAATTTCTTCCGGAGCCGCGCGTCGGGCTTGCCTGGGACCCGTTCGGAAACGAAAAGACGGTTGTCCGCGCCGGTTTCGGATTGTACGCCCATCTCCAGGATGCTTTGAGCTACCGGCTGGACCAGAATGCTCCATTCAACACGACCCTCCACATGAAGAATGTACCTCTGGCGTCATTTCCGCTGGTTCCCGGCAGCTCCCTGCCTGCTACGGCCCTGGTCGAACCGGCCGGCGTCCAGCCCAGCCTGCAAACACCCATGGTGGAGGTCTACAGCCTCGGAATTGAACATGCCCTCGCCAGCAACACGGTCATACGGGCAAGCTACGTAGGGTCGCACAGCTATCACGAAATTGTCAGTATCGACGCTAACATCCCGGTTCCGGTTATATGCCCAGCGCTACCCTGCCCGGCGACATTGCCTGCAGGAACGATTTACACGCCGCGGGGCGCACGACGGGCCAACCCGGAACTGGCGAATACGTGGACGTGGTTTTCGGAAGGCGTTAGTTTTTATAACGGGCTGAACGCTGAAATACGACAGCGTTTTTCACGCGGACTTGAATTCCGCGGAGCTTATACGTGGTCGAAGAGCCTCGACAACGGTGACACGCTGAATCCTAGCGCCGCCACAAATGCTCCCGGGCTCGCCATGAATCCTCAAAACCTGTCTATGGATTACGGTCTCTCCACGTTTGACGTTCGACATATTGCGGTACTCAGCGGCAGTTATCAGCTTCCGTTCGGGGAGGGACACCGGTTTCTCGTTGCGGAGACCGGCTGGAGGGGCAATCTGGCAAGCGGCTGGATGCTGGACGCCGTCGTAACGGCGCGGTCCGGCTTTCCCTTTACGCCGCAGCTGAGTTTTAATCCTTCAAACAATGGCGACACTCGCAACTCGGTCCGGCCCTCCTTTAATCCAGCCTTTACAGGACCAGTGGTCCTGGGAGGCCCGGGCCGGTACTTTGATCCCAATGCCTTCATCGTTCCGCCCAACGGAACTTATGGAAACGTCGGGAGAGACACATTTCCCGGGCCAGGAATGGAAAGTTTCGACACATCGGTCACGAAGGACATGGCCGTGACGGAAGGCTTGAAAATCGAGCTCCGGGCCGAATTCTTCAATGTTATTAACCGGCCAAATTTCAGCACGCCCAACCTGATCGTCTTCACTCTACCCACGGGCGCTCCGGCAACAACGGCAGGAATCATCACCGGCACATCCACCAGCGCAAGGCAGATCCAGTTTGGACTGAAGCTGTTGTGGTAA
- a CDS encoding alpha/beta hydrolase yields the protein MSKRRIIRNIVLVLLVLAALFFLIVVPWFLTSIITQRRFHFHDRNDGKTPQSYGLDYQPIEFHSSDGIELKGWYVPAGPNARGTIIYCHGLNRTRIEMLPMEVYGHSLGYNGLLFDFRHSGESSGTIGTLGYQERLDAIAAAHHALDYEKAARPIIYWGVSMGASASLMAAADTPDVAAVISDSSFLSYSHVIAHHARLFFHLPAFPIVDEVIYWSAWRGGFWPSEFDLRNAVGRINPRPILFIAVEGDRRITPEVARELYSHSTSPGKAILVVPGRRHGEGFTSGQEPYERAVKDFLASLLR from the coding sequence TTGTCAAAGCGTCGAATCATACGGAACATCGTCCTCGTTCTGCTGGTGCTGGCGGCCCTCTTTTTCCTTATTGTCGTGCCTTGGTTCCTTACCAGCATCATCACCCAAAGAAGGTTTCACTTTCACGACCGGAACGATGGCAAAACGCCGCAGTCGTATGGGCTTGATTACCAGCCCATCGAATTCCATTCTTCAGACGGTATCGAGCTGAAAGGATGGTACGTGCCAGCCGGGCCCAATGCTCGCGGCACCATTATCTACTGCCATGGCCTCAACCGCACTCGTATTGAAATGCTCCCCATGGAAGTCTACGGCCACAGCCTCGGTTACAATGGCCTGCTCTTTGATTTTCGCCACTCGGGCGAGAGCAGCGGAACGATCGGGACTCTGGGGTACCAGGAGCGGCTTGACGCCATTGCCGCTGCCCACCATGCCCTGGACTATGAGAAGGCAGCGCGCCCCATTATTTATTGGGGCGTTTCGATGGGCGCCTCGGCCTCGCTGATGGCCGCGGCTGACACGCCGGACGTGGCCGCAGTAATCTCAGACAGTTCCTTCCTCTCTTACAGCCACGTTATCGCCCATCACGCCCGTCTGTTCTTTCATCTTCCAGCCTTCCCGATTGTGGATGAGGTCATCTACTGGTCTGCCTGGCGAGGCGGCTTCTGGCCCTCGGAGTTTGATCTTAGGAACGCCGTCGGCCGCATCAACCCGCGTCCCATTCTCTTCATCGCGGTTGAAGGTGACCGGCGCATCACACCTGAAGTTGCACGCGAGCTGTATTCCCATTCCACCAGCCCTGGCAAAGCAATCCTGGTGGTTCCCGGCCGCCGTCATGGAGAAGGGTTTACATCCGGCCAGGAGCCTTACGAGCGGGCCGTGAAGGACTTCCTCGCCAGCCTACTCCGTTGA